One Glycine max cultivar Williams 82 chromosome 4, Glycine_max_v4.0, whole genome shotgun sequence DNA segment encodes these proteins:
- the LOC102661303 gene encoding laccase-14-like: protein MFDYNEVVELVWQGTSALTAENHGMHLHGFSFFVVGVGTGNFNNVTDPKSYNLIDPPEVNTIGLPKDGWLAMRFVANNPGVWFMHCHLERHASWGMHTVLIVRDGGTMQTSMVPPPKYMPPSS from the exons ATGTTCGACTATAATGAGGTTGTTGAACTTGTGTGGCAAGGAACTAGTGCTCTCACTGCAGAGAATCATGGCATGCACCTTCATGGTTTTAGCTTCTTTGTGGTGGGTGTGGGGACAGGAAATTTCAACAATGTGACAGACCCAAAATCCTACAATTTGATTGATCCACCAGAAGTTAATACCATTGGTCTTCCTAAGGATGGATGGCTTGCCATGAGATTTGTAGCAAACAATCCAG GGGTATGGTTCATGCATTGTCATCTTGAGAGGCACGCTAGCTGGGGTATGCATACTGTGCTCATTGTGAGAGATGGAGGTACCATGCAAACCAGTATGGTTCCACCTCCTAAATACATGCCCCCTAGTTCTTAA